The following are encoded in a window of Falco biarmicus isolate bFalBia1 chromosome 8, bFalBia1.pri, whole genome shotgun sequence genomic DNA:
- the MARCHF7 gene encoding E3 ubiquitin-protein ligase MARCHF7 isoform X4, producing the protein MESKPSRIPRRISVQASSSSLGSRTLTGNSLAGAYSARESSWRLESGYQESNVLNSSSRDWGIGETDTHETPWKLTTSSPTRYSGTLDHPRSGRFWGSRSRLSTSSSAHFASGCYGESERTQGAYSRLHSQQRDSDSKRPKLSCTSTSSVRSNGLTAFSDSSWRYSRIPRSSSVMLGSLGTELVRERRELERRTDLSVNNLVDHSYRSSDFSSSTYLQDRPASSYAEGARPKENSLSALRLNASMNRQLPSDHRPSFFNRDSNMSSSRSSYSSRQRRNELESPQRSMQPAFSLAAMRDETPSSSGSERVLSSQRSLNEPTADSEGRRTTRQLLSRLASSMSSTFFSRRSSQDSLHTRPLGSEESTVPRVQASTLSSSNGAATPLSEVPGLQTSEASQGFSFLRRRWGLSGVSQNHNSDSDGESYRPDSESRSTGSWLSSSLRNRCTPLFSRRRREGRDESSRISTSDTTARSQHVFRRRESGEETSLEASDSPPRASVSRPPTPAVSGIPAATASPPHSAHSRRSSGTLPGSLFRFAVPPTLGSSLSDNLMITVDIIPSGWNQSDGQESGKSKIPPSRDPERLQKIKESLLLEDSEDEEGDLCRICQMSSASSDNLLIEPCKCTGSLQYVHQECMKKWLQSKINSGSSLEAVTTCELCKEKLHLNLEDFDIHELYRAHANEQADYEFISSGLYLVVLLHLCEQRFSDMLGTASEASTRVRFINLARTLQAHMEDIETSEDDSED; encoded by the exons ATGGAGTCAAAACCCTCAAGAATTCCTCGAAGGATATCTGTTCAGGCCTCCAGCTCTTCGCTAGGATCTAGGACGTTGACTGGGAACAGTTTAGCTGGTGCATATAGTGCAAGAGAATCTTCATGGAGATTAGAATCTGGATACCAG GAATCCAATGTATTGAATAGTTCCAGTAGAGACTGGGGAATCGGAGAAACAGACACCCATGAAACTCCTTGGAAGCTTACAACGTCCTCTCCAACTCGCTACTCAGGGACACTTGATCATCCACGTTCTGGAAGATTTTGGGGAAGCAGAAGCAGATTG tCTACATCTTCTTCCGCTCATTTTGCATCTGGGTGTTACGGTGAGTCTGAGAGAACTCAGGGAGCATATTCAAGACTGCATAGCCAGCAGCGAGATAGTGATTCAAAGAGACCTAAGCTATCTTGTACATCTACCTCTTCTGTGAGAAGTAATGGCTTGACTGCCTTTTCAG attcCTCTTGGAGGTACAGTAGGATTCCTAGATCTTCATCAGTGATGCTTGGCTCCCTTGGAACTGAGCTAGTGAGAGAGCGAAGAGAATTAGAAAGAAGAACAGATCTCTCCGTTAATAACCTGGTGGATCACAGCTACAGAAGCAGTGACTTTTCATCTTCAACAT ATCTTCAAGACAGGCCTGCCTCTTCATATGCAGAGGGAGCAAGACCAAAAGAGAACTCATTAAGCGCTTTGAGGCTGAATGCATCCATGAACCGCCAGTTGCCTTCTGATCATCGGCCATCTTTTTTCAACAGAGACTCTAACATGAGCTCTTCAAGATCCAGCTATTCTTCAAGACAAAGGAGAAATGAATTGGAGTCTCCCCAGAGGAGCATGCAGCCAGCATTTTCTCTTGCTGCCATGAGAGATGAAACTCCTTCTTCAAGTGGTTCTGAAAGGGTTTTATCTTCTCAGAGGTCATTGAATGAGCCTACAGCTGACAGCGAAGGGAGGCGCACAACCAGACAGCTGCTATCTCGTTTAGCATCTAGTATGTCATCTACATTTTTCTCTCGAAGGTCTAGCCAAGATTCATTGCATACAAGACCATTAGGCTCTGAAGAGTCAACGGTCCCAAGAGTTCAAGCTTCTACTCTGTCAAGCAGTAATGGAGCTGCAACTCCGTTGTCCGAAGTTCCAGGACTTCAGACATCTGAAGCTTCTCAGGGATTTAGTTTTCTTAGGCGAAGATGGGGTTTATCAGGagtttcacagaatcataacTCAGATTCAGATGGAGAAAGTTACAGGCCAGACTCTGAAAGTAGGAGCACAGGATCCTGGTTATCATCATCTCTGAGGAACAGATGCACACCTCTCTTTTCCAGAcgaagaagagaaggaagagatgaATCCTCAAGGATCTCTACCTCTGATACAACTGCTAGATCACAACATGTCTTCAGAAGAAGAGAGTCAGGTGAGGAGACCTCTCTTGAGGCTTCAGATAGCCCTCCTCGGGCTTCTGTTAGCAGACCACCAACACCTGCAGTATCTGGTATTCCTGCAGCTACTGCCTCCCCACCACATTCAGCCCACAGTAGGAGAAGTTCTGGAACTCTGCCTGGTTCTCTCTTTCGCTTTGCAGTGCCTCCAACATTAGGAAGCAGTCTGTCTGACAATCTTATGATAACTGTAGATATTATTCCCTCTGGCTGGAATCAGTCTGATGGACAGGAAAGTGGCAAGTCTAAAATACCACCTTCAAGAGATCCAGAAAGGCTCCAGAAAATTAAAGAGAG CCTGCTTTTAGAAGATTCTGAAGATGAAGAGGGTGACTTATGCAGAATCTGTCAGATGTCCTCTGCAAGTTCTGACAACCTTCTAATAGAGCCATGCAAATGCACTGGCAGTCTGCAGTATGTTCACCAGGAGTGCATGAAAAAGTGGCTGCAGTCCAAGATTAATTCAG GTTCTTCTTTGGAAGCAGTAACAACTTGTGAACTGTGCAAAGAGAAGTTGCACCTGAATCTGGAAGACTTTGATATTCATGAACTCTATAGGGCACATGCGAATGAACAA GCAGACTATGAATTTATCAGCTCTGGTCTCTACCTTGTAGTGTTGTTACACTTATGTGAGCAGCGCTTTTCTGATATGCTAGGAACTGCAAGTGAGGCCAGCACACGTGTCAGA